CTCCCGTCAATGCGATCACGCTGGCGCCGGTATCGACGAGCATCCTGGTGGGCGTGCCGTCGATCACCGCGTCGGCATAGAAATGGCCGTCACGCTCGCGATGGATCTCGGTTTCCTCCTCCCAGGTCATCACGGCATCGGCCCTTGCGAGGGCCGGCGAAGGGTCGGCCGAGGGGGCGGGTTGCGTAGCGACCGCGCCAGGCACGGCCTCGCCTGCCGGCATGAGCAGGCCGATCGCACCTCCGATCAGGAGCACGACCGCGAGGGGAATGCGAAAATCCATCGCCGGCACGATAGCCGCGCGGGGCTTAAACCGGGGTAAATACCGTGCCGACAGCGAGGAGATTTTCAAGCGGCGCATCGGGGTAGGCCATCGCCAGCATCGACCGGGCATGGCGGGCGGCGACCGTCACCGGGTCCTCCCCGTATCCACCGCCGAGCGCGCTGGCGACCGGCAGACCGCGCGCCTGCGCCTGCGCCAGCACGTAGCGGTCGCGCGCGATCAGGCCCGCGTCGGTGAGGCTGAGCCGGCCCAGCCGGTCGTCGCCGTGCGGATCGACGCCCGCCTGGTAGAGCACGAAATCGGGGGCGAACTTGCCCATCACGCGCGGCAGATGCACTGTCAGCGCCGCCATGTAGGCGGCATCGTCGGTGCCGTCGGGCAGGCCCACGTCGAGGCTGGAGCGGGCCTTGCGGGCCGGAAAGTTCTTCTCGGCGTGAAGCGAGAGGGTGAACACGTCCGCGCGCCCCGCCATCAGGCTGGCGGTGCCGTCCCCCTGGTGCACGTCGCAATCGACGATGAGCACCCGTTTCGCGGCGCCCTCGGCAAGCAGGCGGTTGGCGGTGACGGCGAGGTCGTTGAACACGCAATAGCCCGCGCCCGTCTCGTGCAGCGCGTGGTGGCTGCCGGCGGCGGAATTGGCGGCATAGCCGTGGCGCAGGGCCAGCTGCGCGGCGAGCCAGGTGCCGCCGTTGGTGTGGCGCACGCGGGCCGCGATGCGCGGGGTGACGGGAAAGCCGATCCGCCGCTCCTTCTCGCGCGGGACGGATGCGGTGAAGACCTCCTCGACATAGGCCGGGTCGTGGACCGCCTCCAGCCACTCGCGCGGGGATGGCTCGGGCGCGTGCTCGGTGATGCCAAAGCCGCTGTGCCGCAGCACCTGCATCACCGCCATGTACTTGTCGAACCGGAACGTGCCGCGTGTAGGGGCGGGGGCCATGTAATCGGCGTGGTGGACGACGTGGAGCATCAATCTTGCTCGAGCAAAAGGTACCAGTCCCCTGTAAGGGTCTTGGCCGCAAATGCTTGTCGGTATCGCGCCCAGCGCGCCGGGTCTGGATCGCCGGGTCGCTGGTTCTCGGGCAGACCCCAGTCCGCATGGCTGAAGGAGTCCGCGATCCTCGAATAGTTCGAGTCTTCCTTTGCCATGTTGGCGAGCGCGTCAAAAGCGGAACGCCGTTCGGCAAACTCCTGCCGTAGCGCCACTTCGCTCGGATGCTTCGCACATCCAGACAGGGAAAGTCCCGTGATCGATGCGAGCAGAAGAACTGTCGCCTTTTGCCTAGTTGCCACCGTTCGTCTCATTGGGCTGCGTTAATCCCGCCGGCCGCTGTGCCAGGTCGAGCAGCTCCGCGTAGATCGCCTCCCCGCTGCGGCTGGCGGCGTTGCGCCAGCTGGCGGCGGTATCGGCGTTCACCGGCAGGCCCTCGGGCGTAAGCATCAGCACATTGGGGGTGCCCGACTGCGCGTGGCCGAAGCGACGCGCGAGGTCGAGGTTGCGGCCCTCGCCGGTCTGCGGCTGGCCGACGTCGACATGGACGACCTCGAAATGCTCGTCCGCCAACTGGCGAAAGCGATCGGTGCCGAGCCAGCCGGCCAGGGCACGGCTGTCGTGGCACCAGTTCGCGCCCGTCACGAGCAGCACGCGGCGGTCGGTCTCGGCAGCGCGGAGCAAGGCGGCGTCGAGCGCGGCGGCAGCATCCGCGGCCGGGTCGAAGGGGGTCGCCTCGGGATGGGCGCTTGCCGGCATCCCGGTCCCGGCGGGCGGGGTGGCGCAACCTGCCATTGGCAACAGCGCCAGCGGGGCGAGAGACAGCAGCATCGGTGCCCGCAGCACGCTGTGACCGCCCCGCCGGATCGCCATGCTATTTTTTGCCGGAGCCGGGCTTGTCCCAACCCTTCGTGCCGACCGGGCCGCTGTCGCCGCCTGCGCCCGCCTGCTTTTCGGCGACGATGCGCGCGCGTTCCGCGTCGGTCAGCTTCTCGCCGCCGGTCTTGCCAGCGGATGTATCGGCGTTCTTGTGGTCACCCATGCCTGTCACTCCCCCTATTCAGCCGCCTGGGCGTGGGGATCGAAGGCCGTGGCCATGCCCGCCTCGATCGCCGCCGCCTTTGCCTCGACCAGCGCGACGATATGGTCGAGCATGTCCGCCGACTCGATGTGGTGGTCGGTGACGCCCGAGAGGTAGACCATGTGCTTGCCCGCGCCGCCACCGGTAATTCCGATGTCGGTTTCGCGCGCCTCGCCGGGGCCATTGACCACGCAGCCGAGGACCGAGAGGCTCATCGGTGTCTTGATGTGTTCGAGCCGCGCCTCGAGCGCCTCGACCGTGCGGATCACGTCGAAGCCCTGGCGGCTGCACGAAGGGCAGGAGACCACGCGCACGCCGCGGGTGCGCAGGCCCAGCGCCTTGAGGATCTCGAAGCCGACCTTCACCTCCTGCTCGGGCTCGGCGGAAAGCGAGACGCGAATGGTGTCGCCGATGCCTGCCCACAGCAGGTTGCCGATGCCGATGGAGCTTTTCACCGTGCCGCCGATCAGCCCGCCCGCCTCGGTGATGCCGAGGTGCAGCGGGCAGTCGACCGTTTCGGCCAGCGCGTGGTAGGCGGCAATCGCCAGGAACACGTCGCTCGCCTTTACGGCCACCTTGAATTCGTGGAAGTCGTGGTCCTGCAGCAGCTTGATGTGATCCAGCGCGCTTTCCACCAGCGCCTCGGGGCAGGGCTCGCCGTATTTCTCCAGCAGGTCCTTCTCGAGGCTGCCGGCGTTCACCCCGATGCGGATGGCGCAGCCGTTAGCCTTGGCGGCGCGCACAACCTCGGCCACGCGCGCGGAACTGCCGATGTTGCCGGGGTTGATCCGCAGGCAGGCCGCGCCCTTGTCGGCCGCTTCCAATGCGCGCTTGTAGTGGAAGTGGATGTCGGCGACGATCGGCACGCCCGCGGCGCGGGTGATCGCGTCGAAGTGTGCGGTGCTTTCTTCCGTGGGGCAGGACACGCGCACGATGTCCGCGCCCGCATCCACGCAGCGGCGGATCTGGTCGATCGTCGCGCCGACGTCTTCGGTCGGGGTGTTGGTCATGGTCTGCACGCTGATCGGCGCGTCGCCGCCAACGGGCACGTTGCCGACCATGATCTGGCGGGACTGGCGGCGGTAAATCGTGCGCCACGGGCGGATCTTAGTAAGGGCGTCTGCTGACATGGCCCGCGATATAGGCGAGCCGCGATGAAGGAGCAATGACAGCGCCACCGCGACGCGCTAGTCGGCGGGGATGAGCGCGACCCATACCGACGACCAGCAGATGGACGGGCCCGTCATCTTCGCCCGCGTTTGCGACGGCAAGGGCGGCGGCCGGGCGATTTCCTGGGCCGAGGCACAGGCATGGCGCCCCGCCGATGCGGACGCGTTCCTGTGGGTGCACCTGTGCCGCAACCAGCCCGGCGTTGCCGAATGGCTGGAGACGGGGCTGGGCCTGCCCGAACCCACGGTGGAGGTGCTGACCAGCGAATCCACCCGCCCGCGTGCCTTTCGCGAGGGCGATGCGCTGGTGGCGGTGCTGCGCGGCATCAACTTCAACCCCGGCGCCGAGCCAGAGGACATGGTTTCCATGCAACTGTGGTGCGACGGCACCCGCCTCGTCACCCTGCGCCGGCGCAGGTTGCAGACCCCGCGCGACGTGCTGGCTCTGATCGATGCGGGCCACGGCCCCCACGATGCCGGGCGCACCATCACGGACCTGATCGAGGCGATGATCGGGCGGATGGGCAGTTCCATCGTCGACATGAACGATGCCATCGACGCGATGGAGGACACCGATCTGGACGAGGGAACCGGGGCGCTGCTCGCGCGCATCTCCGTCATCCGCCGCAACGGGCTTGCCCTGCAACGCCACATGGCTCCGCAGCACGAGGCGCTGGAGATCATCGCCCGCGATGCGCCTGCCTGGTTCGAACGCCACGACCGGCGCGAGATCGCCGAGAGCATCGACCGCCTGCGCCGCTACCTCGACGACATCGACATTTCGAAGGAAAGCGCCGTCGTGCTGCAGGATGACATCCGCGCCCGGTCCGATGCGCGCTCCGAACGGACGAATTACCTGCTCACCATCGTCGCCGCCGTCTTTCTGCCGCTGACCTTTCTGACTGGCCTGCTGGGCATCAACGTGAGCGGGATACCGGGGGCGGAGGATCCCGATGCCTTCTGGATCGTCTGCGCGCTGTGCGCGGCGATCATCGTGGCACAGGTCGTGCTGTTCCTGAAATGGAAGTGGCTGTAGCGGCGGGCTTGATGGAACAACACGACTCCCTGATGCTGCTCGATGCCCTGCTGATGCTGGGATTTGCCTTGCTGGCCGTGCTGGCCTTTCGCCGCATCGGGCTGGGCGCCACGCTGGGTTACCTGATGGCGGGCGCGCTGCTTGGCCCGTTCGTGCTCGGCTGGGTCGCCGGGGCGGAGGAGATGGCGACCGTTGCCGAACTGGGCATCGTCATGCTGCTGTTCGTGGTCGGGCTGGAACTGAGCCCCGAACGCCTGTGGCGCATGAAGCACCTGATCTTTGGCCTTGGCTTTGCGCAGGTTGCGGCCTGCGGGCTGGCGGTCACCGCCACCATCCTGGCGCTGACCGGCTACACTCTGGCGGCGGCACTGGCGATCGGCCTGCCACTGGGCCTCAGCTCCACCGCGCAGGTCCTGCCCATGCTGCAGAGCGCGGGGCGGCTGCGCACACCGTTCGGTGAAAAAGCCTTTGCGATCCTGCTGTTCCAGGACCTGTCGATCATCCCGCTCATCACCATCGTTTCCGCGATGAGCCGCAATCCGCAGGCGGACGAGGGGCCGGGCGGGTGGCAGCTTGCCCTGATCACGATCGGCGCCATCGTCGGCCTGATCCTGGCCGGGCGGCTGCTGATCCGCCCGCTGTTCCGCCTGATCGGCGGCATGGGAGAGCGCGAGCTGTTCATCGTTGCCGCGCTGTTCACCGTGCTCGCCAGCGCCACGCTGATGCAGTGGCTCGGCCTGTCGGCGGCGCTGGGCGCTTTCATCGCCGGCGTGATGCTGGCCGACACCCCCTATCGCCACGAGCTGGAAGCCGACATCGAGCCGTTCCGCGCCATCCTGCTCGGCCTGTTCTTCGTGGCGGTGGGCATGATGCTGGACCTTGGCGCCATCGCCGAACGGCCGCTGTTCGTGTTCGGCTTTGCCGCGCTGCTGATCGTGATCAAGACCGCCATCATCACCGGCATCGGCATGATCATGAAGATGCGCTGGAAGGCCGCCGTGGGGCTGGGCCTGTTGCTGAGCCAGGGGGGCGAGTTCGCCTTCGTGCTCTACACTGCCGCGCAGAACGCACTGCTGATCGAGCAGGAATCGGCCAGCATCTTCGGCGCCATCGTGACCCTGTCGATGGCCGCCACGCCCTTCCTGATGATGGCCACCCGCCGCATCCGGCAAGAGGTTGCGGACGAGGCCGAAACCCGCGAGGAACCGCAGCCCCAAGGCGCCAGCGCCGTGGTCGTCGGCTATGGCCGCTTCGGGCAGAGCGTGGCGCAGGTGCTGATGGCGGGCGGCCTGTCGGTGACGGTGATCGACCGCAACGCGGCGCAGATCGACGTGGCGGAGGAATTCGGCAGCAAGGTCTATTACGGCGATGGCACGCGCATGGACATGCTGCGCCAGGCCGGCGCGGGCGATGCGCAGCTGATCATGTTCTGCATGGACGAGGTGCCCGATGCCGAACTTGTCGCCGCGGTTGCCGATGCCTGGCCGAACGCGGCGATCTACGTGCGCGGGTTCGATCGCAAGTCGGTGATCGACCTGGCGAAAAGCCCGGCGCAGTACGTCATCCGCGAGGTTTTCGAATCGGCCATTCGCATGGCGGACATCGCGCTGGAGCACGTGGGGCTGAGCCAGGAGGAACGCGACAGCGCATCCCTCCACTACCGCGAGAACGACCGTGAACGCATGCGTCTGCAGATCGAGGGCGGCGACATCTACGCGGCGAAGGACATGACCCGCGAACAGCAGCGCGTGCTGCGCCTGGATGGTCCGTCGGTCCGCTAGTGGTTGACGAAGCCGAGCAGGTATTGCTGCGCGGCGACCGTGGGCAAGGGGCGCGAGAACAGGTAACCCTGTCCGCAATCGACGCCCAGCGCCTTCATGGCTTCGGCCTCCGCCTCGGTCTCGATACCTTCGGCGACGATGGAGCAACCAAGCCCCTGGCCCAGTTGCACCAGCGCCGCGGTCATCGCCTTGCGCGCCGGATCGCGCTCGATCCCGCGGGTGAGCACCATGTCCATCTTGAGGATGTCGGGCTGCAGGTCGACAATGTGTCGCAGTCCGGCATAGCCGGTGCCGACATCGTCGATGGCGATGCGGGCGAACGGCTTGAGCGCGGCGATCTCGCGCGACAGGATGGCAAAATCCTCGACATCGGAATGTTCGGTTATCTCGACCACCAGGTTCCTTGCCACGCTGGCTTCCAGCAGGCGACGCACCGCGCCCGAGGCGACAGTGCGCGGGGATGCGTTGATGCTGGCGTAGAGACCGTCGGGAATGTGCGCGATGCTTTCGAGCGCGACCTTGAGCGCGGTGATTTCCAGTTCCTCGCCCAGGCCCACCAGCTCCGCATCTTCGAACCAGGCAGCAGGCCCGCGCTTGGTAAGGTCGGGGAAGCGGGACAGGCATTCCACGCCCACCGGCCGGCCCGTGGCGAGCGACACGATGGGTTGCTGGAACGTCGACACGCCGTGGCCGTCGAGCATGCTTTCGACCCGCCGGCGCGCATGGCGGCGCAGGGCATCACCCTCCAGCGCGCTTTCGATCCTCTCGGCGGCGAGGCCGGCGAAACTCTTGAGGATGGTGAGGTCGCGGGCGGTCATTGTGCGGTCGGTCTTGCGGCCGAGGGCACAGAAACTGCCCCAGACGGTGCCGTCGGCCAGGCGTAGCGGCGTGTTGATGTGGCATCCCACCGGCAGGAAATCGGTGATCGCCAGTGTCGCACACAGCGGATGGTCTTCCGGATCCTGGATAAGTTCCGGCAACCGTCCGTTGAGAATGTGCCAGCAATACCCGTCTTCGCGCGGATTGCGAAAGCCCGCGCCCATCGGCAGGTCGAGATCGCTGCTGACGTGGGTCAGTTCACGCTGCTCGCCTTCGACATAGCGCGCGACGAAGGCGATCTCGACGCCGAGATGGCCGCGCACGCTGGCGAGGATGCGGTCGATGCCGGGGTCCGAAACCAGTTCGATCGGCAGGGGCCGGGCCGGAGTTTCGAAGTCGGGGAGTTGGATTGCTGCAGAAGCCATTGCCATGCTGTCTGCCGCAAAATCCCTAAAGCCTGCTTAACCCTCGGGAAACGCTATATTCTCAGCTCCAGCAGGAATTCCTCGTCCAGCTGTTCGCCCACGGGAAAGTGGATGTCCGCGATCTTGATGAAGCCGTAGCGGGCGTAGAATCGCTGCGCCGCGTGGTTTTCCGCCCAGACCGACAGCTGCACGGCATCGTGGCCGCCGCTGCGGGCGAAATCCAGCGCCCAGTCCATCAGCGCGGCACCGATGCCTTCGCCGGTGCGGGCGGGATCGGTGTAGAGCTGCCCGAGCGCGATCGGCCGGGCGGCGTCGGAATGATCGGCGTACCAGCTGGGGCTGCGCATCTTGATGAACCCGGTCAGCGGCCCGCCGTCATCGTCCTCCACCAGCCGGTGGGTGATCGTGGGGTCGGCGATCTCCGTCGCGACGGCATCGACCGAATAGACCTCCTCCAGAAACGCCGCGAGGTCCTGCGGCCGATAGAGATGGGCAAAGGCGGCGCAGAAGCTTATGCGGCCCAGGCGGGCGAGCGGTTCGGCATCGGCCAACAAAGCGGGGCGCAGGATCATGACCCTGCGCCCCGTAATGTGATCGCCCCGTGATGTCATCAGGGGGATTTCATAAGCCCTAGCTGCCCGGCGGCAGGTCTGCCGGATCGTCCGTGGGCGAGGGGTTGGCACTGGCCGAGGTATCCGGCCCCGCCTCGGCTGCGCGGCGCGATACGGGGCGCGATGCCCGACGCGATGCGGGTTGCGGTGCGGGCGGCTGGGTCGTGGTGGGAGAATAGGTCTCCACGTGCCGGTCGATCTGCTCCAGCTTGCGACCGGCCCACTCGCGTCCGCCGAGGCCAAAGGCCAGCGCACCTGCAACCGCCGCACCGATGGCGGCGGCGGTAAAGGCGGTCTGCACGATTTCCTCGCCCACGCCCATGAACTGCAGGCCCATGAAGGTGAACAGCACGATGGTCGCCCACTTGACGATGGTGGCCGCCAGCGTCGTCTCGCCGCCCGATCCCGCGATCATCCGCACCAGGAAGCCGGCGATGGCGAAGCCGACGCCGATCACCACGGCGCCAAAGATCACCCGGCCGCCAAGCTCCAGCACCTGGTCGAGAATGGCGGTCAGCTCCGGGAAGCCGAGCAGGCGCGTGGCGGCAATGGCAAAGAACAGCACGATGGCCACCTGCACCACGCGCGCCACCACGTCGGAAACGCGGGTGGTGGCGGGCAGCACTTCGCTGCTCGCCAGCGCGCGGTCGACGCCGAGACCCGGCAGCACTTCCTTCAGCACCTGCACCACGAAGCGGCTGATGAGGTAGCCCAGGGCCAGCAGCAGCGCCGCCCCGATGATCCGCGGAATGGCGTCGAGGATCAGGCGCAGCATGTCGCTGGCCGGGCCCGAGACGCTTTCCAGGTTCAGTGCGTCCAGTGCCAGGATCGACACGAAGATGACGATCACGGCGTAGGCGATCGTGCCGATGGTCTTGGAAATGGTGGTGTTGCCGGTCGCCGTTTCCACGCCGCCGCGGTTCGCCCACTTGTCGAAATCGACAGTCTGCAGCGTGGCGACGATCAGGTCGCGCGCGATGCGTGCCAGCATCAGGCCGATGAAGAAGATCAGGCCCGCGCCGATCAGGCGGGGAATGAATTCCATCACGTTGTTGAGGAGATTGTCGATCGGTCCGGCGACGCTGCCGAGGCCGAGAATGGTGAGGATCACCAGCAGGCCGAAGCCCCAGATCAGCAGGCTGACGATCTTGCCCAGCTGTTCGCCGATGGACGTTCCCGTCGAGGTCGACCGCTGGAGGAAGCCGACGTTGTCGACCAGCTTGGCAAAGGCCCACTTGGCGGCCCGCGCCAACAGCCAGGTGACGAGCAGCGCGACGAGCGCGAGGCCCACTTTCTGCAGCAGGATGAGCGCGACCCGTTCATCCCACACGTAATTGCCAATCCTCATGGACTGTCTCCCCATTTATGTCGTGTAATGCGAAGGTAACACGGCTTTTCGGGAATACGCAATCGGCAGCGCAATTTAGCGCCCGATAACGAATGCCCGATAACGAATGCCCGATAACGACTGCCTGATTACGACTGCCCGATTACGAATACTTGTCACGCTTGCGCCGGCCGAACCGCATCCCGCTTTCCAGGTGCCCGCGCAGCGCGGCATAGAACGCTTCCAGGAACTCGCGCTCGTCGCCAGCCCCCAGTTGCCAGCCGATCTTGCGGGTGATTGCCTGCGCCACGTCGCGCAGCGCCTCGGGCTGGCCTTGGCGCAGCACGCTTTCGAGCACCTGCAATTCGTGTTCGCCGTAGATTGCCAGTTCCTGCGGGCCGAAGCGATAGTCGGTGCTGCGATCGGGTGCGATCGACATGGCCTGCCTCAGCTTGGCGGCGCGGGCCTCCACCACCCATGTGCCGGCGACCAGGTCACCCGCGCGCAGGCCATCGCGATTGCAGAAGGGGAACAGCACGAACACCGCCAGCCAGACGAAGGCGGCAAGACCGGCAACGCCCGCCTGTTCGCCGCCGCCAAGCAGGAAGAAGGCCGGCAGGAACACCTCGACATCGCGCACCAGGTTGCGCGCGATCACCATCTCCGCCGTCAGTTGCCCCCCGTCCCGCGCCGCCACGCGGATGCCGAGCAGGCGCTTGCCCGGCGTCGCCGCGCGCGGGCCGAGTTCGAAATACATGAAGTAGCCATACCGGGCGAGGAACAGCAGCAGGATGCAAATGACCATGACCAGCTCGACCGGCCCGCTGGGGGCATCGTCCAGCGTGTCGATGCTGACGCCGAGGAGAACGAGCGACACGATGAACACGACGATGCCCAGCACGATAAAGGTGAGGTCGAGCAGCAAGGCCCCTGCGCGACTGCCGCGGCTGGCCACGGTCATGGGCAGGGCAAGGCCTTCGGGCGTTACCAGCATCCGCGCCCGCTTGCTGGCCTCACCGCGCATCTGGATCGTGGGCACGCTCATCCCGCGCGCTCGCTCTCAGCTTCGCGCGGACGCTTCAGGGCGAGGAAATACAGCACCCAGAAGGCGAGCATGAAGCCGCCCACGGCATATTTGGCTTCCGCACTGTCGATCAGCTGGCGTCCGTAACCCTCCAGCAGACCCGCGATGACCAGCATCAGCGCGCAGCCTGCCATCACCTGGGCCGCGCGAACCCCGGCGGATTGCAAGGCGGACAGGACCGAACGCTCGCCCGGAAAGGCCATCGTGCGCCCGACGTGCAGCCCGGCCGCGCCGGCCAGCACGATGGCCAGAAGCTCGGTCGTGCCGTGGATGGAGAGCCAGGCACCGAACGCGTATCCCAGCCCCGCATCGGCAAACACCCACAGCATCGCGCCCAGCAGGGCCATGTTGTAGACCAGCAGCAACAACGTGGGCACGCCGAAGGCAAAGCCCAGGGCAAAGGCCATGATGGCGACGCCGGTATTGTTGGAAAACAGCGAGGCGGCGAATGTCGTCAGCCCCTCGGCCCCGCCATCATGGGCGAGCGTTTCTTCCAGCACCGCGCGCGAGGCGCCGGGAACGCGGCCGCCCGCCATGCCCGGCGGCACGAGGGCGTAGAACCATTCCTGATCGCGCGCGACGAGCAGCCAGCCCACCGCGACCCCCGCAAGCGAGACGGCGAGCGCAATGCAGATGTCGAGCCAGATGGCCCGCACCGACGCGCTCCAGCCGCCGCCGAGGAACGTCCGCAGCCAGCCGACGAAGCCGATGCGCGGGCCGTAGATCTGGAACCAGGCCCGCCGTACCAGCGCCTCCAGGTAATCGAGCGCCGCGGCATCGAGCGAGGTCTCGCGCGCCACGGCGAGGCTGGAGGCGGTCTTGCGGTAAAGCACCGGCAGATCGAGCAGGTCCGCATCGCTGATGCTGCGCGGGCGGCCTTTTTCCAGCGCGGTGACGATGGCGTCGAGGCGCTGCCAGTCGACCTCGCGTTCCAGCCGGAACCGGTCGGAGCGCAGGCTGGCCGCCGCGATATCGGCGGGGGCCGCGATTTCTGCCTTGCGGAACAGGGTCAGCGCCATCAGCCGATCGCCTCGCTGCGCTTCTTGTCGAGATAGAGGTCGATCAGGCGATAACCGATGGAAGCGTGGCCGGCCTCGATCACGTTGACGCCCAGCCGGCGCAGCCGTTCCAGCACCAGCGCGCGCTGGCGGGCGAGCGCATCGGCGCTGACGGCCACGGCAATGGCGCCGATGGATTGCGGCGCGGTGGCGGCAAGGTCTTCCAGTTCTGTATCGATCATGGTGACGAAGATGACGAGATGGTGGCGCACCAGTCGCTCCACGCTCTCGACCATCAGTTCGGCACTGGTGGGATCGCTGAAATCGGAGAACAGCACGATCAGGCTGCGGCGCTTCAGCCGCGCGGCCAGCGTCGCCAGCGCCAGCGTGAAGTTCGGTTCGCGCGGGGTGTAGTCCAGCTGTGCCGCCGCGCTTTGCAGCCGGTGAAAGGCGCGGGTATCGGTGACGAAGGGCGTCATCAGCTGCGGCTGGTCGGCAAACCCGAACAGCGCCACCCGGTCGCCGCCCTTCAGCGCGACATAGGCCGCGGTCAGCGCGGCGGAGACGGCGCGGTCGATGCGCGGCAGGCCGTCCACCGGCTCGATCATCGACTGGCCGCAATCGAAGGCGAAGACGATCTGGTTGTCGCGCTCGCTCTCGTTCTCGCGGGCGTAGAGCGCGGTGTGGCGTGCGCTGGCCTTCCAGTCGATGCGGCGGCGGTCCATGCCGGGCTGGTATTCGGAAAGCGCCTCGAACTGCGTGCCCTCGCCGCGGATGCGCCGGGCGACAAGGCCGAACTGGCTGTCGCGCAGAAAGCGCTGGAGAACGGGGCTGCGCACCGGCGAGAGGTCGGGCCAGACGCGGATCGCCGCATCGAGAGCGGCGCGCCTCTGCCGCACCGCCAGGCCGAGCGGACCGGGCCAGCGCAGCCACAGATCGTGCAGCGCGCCGGGCCCGCGGCGGACCGGCACGGTATCGCCGACGCCGGAGAACACGCTGGCGACCCCGGTCGGATGCAGGCGAAAAGTCGCGCGGCCCTGTGCGCCGAGGCGTGGGTCGAAGCCGATGGCGACCTCGGGGAGGGCGGCGTCGCTGTCGCGCTCTATCCGCGCGTTGACGCGCAGCGTGGCGGGCTGGCCGACCTCGGCATCGGCAGGCACGTGATAGTCGAAATCCACGAGCGGTCCCGCCAGCCAGCCATCGATCAGCATGACCAGCAGCAGCGCCAGTCCGGCGGCAGGAGCGACAACCCACGCGCTTGGCGCAGTCGCGGCGACGACAACGGCGAGCGGCGCCAGCAGGACCAGCAGCACCAGCGTGCGCGCCGTGGGCACCACGGGCGGCGCGGGCACGCGCGACAGAAGGGCGCGGATGCGCTCCACTTCAGCGGGGCGCCTCGGTCTGCTCGATCAGGCCGGCAACGAGGTCCTCGACCAGCTTGCCCTCGATCTCGGCGGCGGGGCTCAGCAGCAGGCGATGGCGCAAACAGGCCGTGGCGAGCGCCTTGACGTCGTCGGGCACCACGTAGGCGCGCCCCTCCAGCGCGGCACGCGCCCGCGCGGCATTGGCGAGGAGGACCGCGGCGCGGGGGCTGGCCCCGCTGGCGATGTCGGCGTTGTCGCGGGTGGCGCGCACCAGCGCCACGCAGTAATTCAGCACCTCGTCCGACAGGGTGACCTGCTTCACGCTCGCCTGCGCGGCGCCGATGATGGCGGCATCGGCCACGCGCGCGATGCCGAAATCGGCGGGCTTCTGCGGCCCGCTCCGGTTACCGAAACGCCGCACGATCTGCGCCTCTTCCTCCAGGCTGGGATAGGGC
This is a stretch of genomic DNA from Aurantiacibacter arachoides. It encodes these proteins:
- a CDS encoding thioredoxin family protein; amino-acid sequence: MAIRRGGHSVLRAPMLLSLAPLALLPMAGCATPPAGTGMPASAHPEATPFDPAADAAAALDAALLRAAETDRRVLLVTGANWCHDSRALAGWLGTDRFRQLADEHFEVVHVDVGQPQTGEGRNLDLARRFGHAQSGTPNVLMLTPEGLPVNADTAASWRNAASRSGEAIYAELLDLAQRPAGLTQPNETNGGN
- the ispG gene encoding flavodoxin-dependent (E)-4-hydroxy-3-methylbut-2-enyl-diphosphate synthase yields the protein MSADALTKIRPWRTIYRRQSRQIMVGNVPVGGDAPISVQTMTNTPTEDVGATIDQIRRCVDAGADIVRVSCPTEESTAHFDAITRAAGVPIVADIHFHYKRALEAADKGAACLRINPGNIGSSARVAEVVRAAKANGCAIRIGVNAGSLEKDLLEKYGEPCPEALVESALDHIKLLQDHDFHEFKVAVKASDVFLAIAAYHALAETVDCPLHLGITEAGGLIGGTVKSSIGIGNLLWAGIGDTIRVSLSAEPEQEVKVGFEILKALGLRTRGVRVVSCPSCSRQGFDVIRTVEALEARLEHIKTPMSLSVLGCVVNGPGEARETDIGITGGGAGKHMVYLSGVTDHHIESADMLDHIVALVEAKAAAIEAGMATAFDPHAQAAE
- a CDS encoding histone deacetylase; amino-acid sequence: MLHVVHHADYMAPAPTRGTFRFDKYMAVMQVLRHSGFGITEHAPEPSPREWLEAVHDPAYVEEVFTASVPREKERRIGFPVTPRIAARVRHTNGGTWLAAQLALRHGYAANSAAGSHHALHETGAGYCVFNDLAVTANRLLAEGAAKRVLIVDCDVHQGDGTASLMAGRADVFTLSLHAEKNFPARKARSSLDVGLPDGTDDAAYMAALTVHLPRVMGKFAPDFVLYQAGVDPHGDDRLGRLSLTDAGLIARDRYVLAQAQARGLPVASALGGGYGEDPVTVAARHARSMLAMAYPDAPLENLLAVGTVFTPV
- a CDS encoding cation:proton antiporter — protein: MEQHDSLMLLDALLMLGFALLAVLAFRRIGLGATLGYLMAGALLGPFVLGWVAGAEEMATVAELGIVMLLFVVGLELSPERLWRMKHLIFGLGFAQVAACGLAVTATILALTGYTLAAALAIGLPLGLSSTAQVLPMLQSAGRLRTPFGEKAFAILLFQDLSIIPLITIVSAMSRNPQADEGPGGWQLALITIGAIVGLILAGRLLIRPLFRLIGGMGERELFIVAALFTVLASATLMQWLGLSAALGAFIAGVMLADTPYRHELEADIEPFRAILLGLFFVAVGMMLDLGAIAERPLFVFGFAALLIVIKTAIITGIGMIMKMRWKAAVGLGLLLSQGGEFAFVLYTAAQNALLIEQESASIFGAIVTLSMAATPFLMMATRRIRQEVADEAETREEPQPQGASAVVVGYGRFGQSVAQVLMAGGLSVTVIDRNAAQIDVAEEFGSKVYYGDGTRMDMLRQAGAGDAQLIMFCMDEVPDAELVAAVADAWPNAAIYVRGFDRKSVIDLAKSPAQYVIREVFESAIRMADIALEHVGLSQEERDSASLHYRENDRERMRLQIEGGDIYAAKDMTREQQRVLRLDGPSVR
- a CDS encoding zinc transporter ZntB; translation: MSATHTDDQQMDGPVIFARVCDGKGGGRAISWAEAQAWRPADADAFLWVHLCRNQPGVAEWLETGLGLPEPTVEVLTSESTRPRAFREGDALVAVLRGINFNPGAEPEDMVSMQLWCDGTRLVTLRRRRLQTPRDVLALIDAGHGPHDAGRTITDLIEAMIGRMGSSIVDMNDAIDAMEDTDLDEGTGALLARISVIRRNGLALQRHMAPQHEALEIIARDAPAWFERHDRREIAESIDRLRRYLDDIDISKESAVVLQDDIRARSDARSERTNYLLTIVAAVFLPLTFLTGLLGINVSGIPGAEDPDAFWIVCALCAAIIVAQVVLFLKWKWL
- a CDS encoding TIGR02281 family clan AA aspartic protease, with translation MLLIGGAIGLLMPAGEAVPGAVATQPAPSADPSPALARADAVMTWEEETEIHRERDGHFYADAVIDGTPTRMLVDTGASVIALTGEDASALGLTWDESQIAPVAHGASGPVYGVHTQLGAVRVGAFEAENVAAMIIPEGLGVSLLGQSFLSTIASVRIADDRMVLAS